A stretch of Campylobacter gracilis DNA encodes these proteins:
- a CDS encoding MOSC domain-containing protein, with protein MPVLKALLTGQPHAYGDEHATQPLKKRWETAIFKQARADEVRANELGFEGDAVADTLHHGGEEKAIFANSLQNYAAWERFLGLKNLAYGAMGENLTISGLHEQNVCIGDVHRIGSLVLQVSQPRKPCYKLSMRWGNAKMTAEIARSGLTGWYYRVLEAGSCRAGDEIYVVERDPATMSIMELNRLFYGERIDKGLLAKFNLLTTLTPKWREDMRRKLEGSYDDSFMRL; from the coding sequence ATGCCCGTTTTAAAGGCATTACTGACCGGGCAACCGCACGCTTACGGCGACGAGCACGCTACGCAGCCTCTAAAAAAGCGCTGGGAGACGGCGATATTCAAGCAAGCTAGAGCGGACGAAGTGCGCGCGAATGAGCTTGGATTCGAGGGCGATGCGGTAGCCGATACGCTGCATCACGGCGGTGAGGAAAAGGCGATTTTTGCCAACTCGCTGCAAAATTACGCCGCGTGGGAGAGGTTTTTGGGGCTTAAAAACCTAGCCTACGGCGCAATGGGCGAAAACCTCACGATCAGCGGACTACACGAGCAAAACGTATGCATCGGCGATGTGCACCGCATAGGCTCGCTGGTACTGCAAGTAAGCCAGCCGCGCAAGCCCTGCTACAAGCTCTCGATGCGCTGGGGCAATGCGAAGATGACGGCGGAAATCGCTCGTAGCGGACTTACCGGCTGGTACTACCGCGTGCTGGAGGCGGGCTCGTGCCGCGCGGGCGACGAGATCTACGTCGTAGAGCGCGATCCCGCTACGATGAGTATAATGGAGCTCAACCGTCTATTTTACGGCGAGCGTATCGATAAAGGGCTGTTAGCAAAATTTAACCTGCTTACGACGCTTACGCCAAAATGGCGCGAGGACATGCGCCGCAAGCTAGAAGGCAGCTACGACGACAGCTTTATGCGGCTATGA